The following proteins are encoded in a genomic region of Hymenobacter siberiensis:
- a CDS encoding RodZ family helix-turn-helix domain-containing protein, translated as MEPAAPPRRNALTTLLASLGGVGLLGVGLYLYVDQNHPDKNLTGPQPASTEEAAPARIPEPEAAIVAAPETVRVAAPTVATTDSSAIADAPTETAPAEASATTPDTEEATDAPAPESSPAAATNTTIPAPVPAAPEPDDDDATQKIRTVLAGYYADLFAPPLNAENYFAPQVERLYIQQHLTPAQINATITQTFFPDNKKAVYQVEPGTLRVSAPAQDGSRMATYSEACRLFRVSKGRYQRLRTQVRVKFDADYRITFLRQERMLENVFE; from the coding sequence GTGGAACCGGCCGCTCCACCCCGCCGCAATGCACTAACGACGCTGCTGGCCTCATTGGGCGGCGTGGGCCTGCTCGGGGTGGGCCTCTACTTGTATGTAGACCAGAACCACCCCGACAAAAACCTGACCGGCCCGCAGCCCGCGTCCACCGAAGAGGCGGCCCCGGCCCGCATCCCCGAGCCCGAAGCCGCCATAGTCGCGGCCCCGGAAACCGTGCGGGTAGCCGCGCCCACCGTTGCCACCACGGATTCCAGCGCCATAGCTGATGCACCCACCGAAACAGCCCCGGCAGAAGCCTCGGCTACGACCCCAGATACGGAGGAAGCCACCGATGCGCCCGCCCCGGAGAGTAGCCCCGCTGCTGCCACCAATACTACCATACCCGCCCCCGTGCCCGCCGCGCCCGAGCCCGATGACGACGATGCCACGCAAAAAATCCGCACGGTACTGGCCGGCTATTACGCCGACTTATTTGCCCCACCCCTGAACGCCGAAAACTACTTTGCCCCGCAGGTAGAACGCCTCTACATTCAGCAGCACCTCACGCCAGCCCAAATCAACGCCACCATTACCCAGACTTTTTTTCCGGATAACAAGAAGGCCGTTTACCAAGTGGAGCCCGGCACGCTGCGGGTGAGCGCGCCCGCGCAGGATGGCAGCCGTATGGCAACGTACAGTGAGGCATGCCGGCTGTTTCGGGTCTCGAAAGGTCGCTACCAGCGCCTGCGTACCCAAGTGCGGGTCAAATTCGACGCCGACTACCGCATTACGTTTCTACGACAGGAGAGAATGCTGGAGAATGTGTTTGAGTAG
- a CDS encoding tetratricopeptide repeat protein gives MDLVKLTFATAALVYAVPAAAQAPDQTAAFATSYAAEAKADYADAIAPIKSIYTGTYEQNLRLGWLYFLAKNYPAAAAHYQKAVEQRPYAIEPKFGLIKPLNALGQIEKMLSTYETILKVDPQNTQANYWTGVIYLNRKAYSQAARYFEHVVNLYPFDYDSNISLAWAYLNLGKKAEARALYTKALLIRPGDAAATAGLRRL, from the coding sequence ATGGACCTGGTAAAGCTGACTTTCGCCACCGCTGCCCTCGTGTATGCTGTGCCGGCCGCCGCCCAGGCTCCGGACCAGACTGCCGCCTTTGCCACCAGCTACGCCGCCGAGGCCAAGGCCGACTACGCCGACGCCATTGCGCCCATCAAAAGCATCTACACCGGCACCTACGAGCAGAACCTGCGCCTGGGCTGGCTCTATTTCCTAGCCAAAAACTACCCCGCCGCCGCCGCCCACTACCAGAAGGCCGTGGAGCAGCGCCCCTACGCCATCGAGCCCAAGTTCGGCCTCATCAAGCCCCTGAACGCGCTAGGCCAGATTGAGAAGATGCTGAGCACCTACGAAACCATTCTCAAAGTAGACCCCCAGAATACCCAGGCCAACTACTGGACCGGCGTTATCTACCTCAACCGCAAGGCCTACAGCCAAGCCGCCCGCTACTTCGAGCACGTCGTCAATCTCTACCCGTTCGACTACGATTCCAACATCTCCCTGGCCTGGGCCTACCTCAACCTCGGCAAGAAAGCCGAAGCCCGCGCCCTCTACACCAAGGCCCTGCTCATCCGGCCCGGCGATGCCGCCGCCACCGCCGGCCTGCGCCGCCTCTAG
- the fbaA gene encoding class II fructose-bisphosphate aldolase, which yields MADQTLTGLRAGVLHGDEVQALFQNAKAHGYALPAVNVTGTNTVNAVLETAKAVNSPVMVQFSNGGAQFFAGKSVSNDGQRASIAGGISGAHHVHLMAALYDVPVVLHTDHAAKKLLPWIDGLLDAGEKYYQTHGQPLYSSHMLDLSEEPIEENIEICKRYLERMAKIGMTLEIELGVTGGEEDGVDNSDVDSSKLYTQPEEVAFAYEQLSEISPRFTIAAAFGNVHGVYKPGNVKLEPKILHNSQEFLRQKHNIAEALPIDFVFHGGSGSSQEEIREAISYGAIKMNIDTDLQWALWEGIKDYYVKNESFLQGQIGNPGGADSPNKKYYDPRVWLRKGEETFSARLKTAFEDLNCINRRY from the coding sequence ATGGCTGACCAAACTCTTACCGGCCTGCGCGCCGGTGTGCTGCACGGCGACGAAGTGCAGGCCCTCTTCCAGAATGCCAAGGCCCACGGCTACGCGCTGCCCGCCGTGAACGTGACCGGCACCAACACCGTGAATGCCGTGCTCGAAACCGCCAAGGCAGTGAATTCGCCCGTGATGGTGCAGTTCTCGAACGGCGGCGCGCAGTTCTTCGCCGGCAAGTCGGTGAGCAACGACGGCCAGCGGGCCAGCATCGCGGGTGGTATTTCGGGCGCTCACCACGTTCACCTTATGGCCGCGCTCTACGACGTGCCCGTGGTGCTGCACACCGACCACGCCGCCAAAAAGCTCCTCCCCTGGATTGACGGCCTGCTCGATGCCGGCGAGAAATACTACCAGACGCACGGCCAGCCCCTCTACAGCTCGCACATGCTGGACTTGTCGGAAGAGCCGATTGAGGAAAACATCGAAATCTGCAAGCGCTACCTAGAGCGCATGGCCAAAATCGGCATGACGCTGGAGATTGAGCTGGGCGTGACCGGCGGCGAGGAAGACGGCGTGGACAACTCCGACGTGGATTCCTCCAAGCTCTATACCCAGCCCGAGGAAGTGGCTTTTGCCTACGAGCAGCTGAGCGAAATCAGCCCGCGCTTCACCATCGCGGCCGCTTTTGGCAACGTGCACGGCGTGTACAAGCCCGGCAACGTGAAGCTGGAGCCCAAGATTCTACACAACTCGCAGGAGTTCCTGCGCCAGAAGCACAACATCGCCGAAGCCCTGCCCATCGACTTCGTATTCCACGGCGGCTCGGGCTCGTCGCAGGAGGAAATTCGCGAGGCCATCAGCTACGGCGCCATCAAGATGAACATCGACACTGACCTGCAATGGGCGCTGTGGGAAGGCATCAAGGACTACTACGTGAAGAACGAAAGCTTCCTGCAGGGCCAGATTGGCAACCCCGGCGGAGCCGATTCGCCCAACAAGAAGTACTACGACCCGCGCGTGTGGCTGCGCAAAGGCGAAGAGACGTTCTCGGCCCGTTTGAAAACGGCATTTGAGGACCTGAACTGCATCAACCGCCGCTACTAG
- a CDS encoding T9SS type A sorting domain-containing protein: MTDATGYVTSRHPTILLGSGYAVSPGVVPWSYQPGDELGADPVAEGQFVLEQNYPNPHRGVTTVPFTLPGDADVHLDLFDQLGRKMAGVARKGRNAGSQNIKINLEGLGLPAGDYIYRLQVSNRFGIYQQAKQMTIE; this comes from the coding sequence ATGACTGATGCCACCGGCTACGTCACCTCACGCCACCCCACGATTTTACTGGGCAGCGGCTACGCCGTTTCGCCCGGCGTGGTGCCCTGGTCCTACCAGCCCGGCGATGAGCTCGGGGCAGACCCGGTAGCAGAGGGCCAGTTTGTGCTGGAGCAGAACTACCCCAACCCGCACCGCGGCGTAACAACCGTTCCCTTCACCCTGCCCGGGGATGCCGATGTCCACCTCGATTTATTCGACCAGTTGGGCCGCAAAATGGCAGGCGTAGCACGCAAAGGCCGTAACGCCGGGTCGCAAAATATAAAAATCAATCTGGAGGGCCTGGGATTACCGGCTGGCGACTATATTTACCGACTACAGGTCAGCAACCGGTTCGGGATATACCAGCAGGCGAAGCAGATGACCATCGAATAA
- a CDS encoding urea transporter: MTPTLTSFLRAVLHSYAMLFFSQHRGFAAVLLLVSFGHPVVGAAGLVSTCLAVAGAQLGGFNKEWTASGAYSFNALLTGLGLASFFAPGWGLAGLVVVGAGLALLLSVALGGWLGGRGLPFLSVPFVGTVWVLLLGAGPLLHLPAAESGIYWLNDAYALGGPRLATAAQWVGDWPWPPLLATYLRALSAVLFQDSALGGLLVAMGLLWHSRIAFSLSVLGFLGAYGLLLLTGPAGSGPPDYNLGANYVVAAVAVGGVFVIPSAASYGWALLSVPVTVVVLAGCTTVLDRLGLPALSLPYCATALLFLYVLLLRERPGAGLVLTPIQRYSPERNLYAYATARVRLAHQGAVPLTLPFLGAWTCTQGYTDGGPTHLGDWGQALDFAITDADGRTYHGTGRALSDYYAYNKPVLAPADGVVQEVIQHIEDNAIGEVNTRENWGNTVVIRHAAGLFTQLSHLRAHSVPVKVGDYVRRGDIVGTCGSSGRSPEPHLHFQVQATPYLGSRTLAYPLAYFVAAAGVSAASIPAQPTPPSRKLRQQLAQSINLSASIYGQANAALDSPARMSYAPDGTTRPAETPAFAASQMPQLRHFAVPVAGEIVRPPTFNRTLSQALRLPPGYALDVRDAAAPTAPAQRWEVFTDAYNLTYLRCQRTGAVLYFGGDESVFYCTAFYGDESSWLFLLYQAAYRVPLAGLPGQVVHDEFPLTVVHNPALTWAQDVLAPFYRFLRPTFWAEELPATAGHWPGGPVRLRSRVVVAGFGRAREVQAAELLFTEGRLAELRVRRATGSVTLTCSVADA, translated from the coding sequence ATGACTCCTACCCTTACATCCTTCCTTCGCGCCGTGCTGCACAGCTACGCCATGCTGTTCTTTTCGCAGCATCGGGGCTTTGCAGCGGTGCTGCTGCTAGTGTCGTTTGGGCACCCGGTGGTGGGGGCGGCGGGGTTGGTCAGCACCTGCCTGGCGGTGGCCGGGGCGCAGCTGGGCGGCTTCAATAAGGAATGGACCGCCAGCGGTGCCTACAGTTTCAACGCCCTGCTTACCGGGCTGGGGCTGGCCTCGTTTTTCGCGCCGGGCTGGGGGCTGGCGGGGCTGGTGGTGGTGGGCGCGGGCCTGGCCCTGCTGCTGAGCGTGGCCCTGGGCGGCTGGCTGGGCGGGCGGGGACTGCCGTTTTTGTCGGTGCCGTTTGTGGGCACGGTGTGGGTGCTGCTGCTGGGAGCCGGGCCGCTGCTGCACCTGCCGGCGGCCGAAAGCGGCATCTACTGGCTGAACGATGCCTACGCCCTGGGCGGCCCCCGGCTGGCCACGGCCGCCCAATGGGTGGGCGACTGGCCCTGGCCGCCGCTGCTGGCTACGTACCTGCGGGCGCTGAGCGCGGTGCTATTTCAGGACAGTGCGCTGGGCGGGCTGCTGGTGGCGATGGGGCTGCTGTGGCACTCGCGCATTGCGTTTTCGCTATCGGTGCTGGGCTTTTTGGGAGCATATGGCTTGCTGCTGCTCACCGGGCCGGCGGGCAGCGGGCCGCCCGATTATAACCTGGGGGCCAACTACGTGGTGGCGGCCGTGGCCGTGGGCGGCGTGTTCGTCATTCCCTCGGCGGCCAGCTACGGGTGGGCCTTACTGAGCGTGCCCGTGACGGTGGTGGTGCTAGCCGGCTGCACTACGGTGCTGGACCGGCTGGGACTGCCGGCGCTGTCGCTGCCCTACTGCGCCACGGCTTTGTTGTTCCTCTACGTGCTACTGCTGCGCGAGCGGCCGGGCGCGGGACTGGTGCTCACGCCCATCCAGCGCTACTCGCCCGAGCGCAACCTCTACGCCTACGCCACGGCCCGGGTGCGGCTGGCCCACCAGGGCGCGGTGCCCCTCACCCTGCCCTTCCTGGGCGCGTGGACCTGCACCCAGGGCTACACCGACGGTGGCCCTACCCACCTCGGCGACTGGGGCCAGGCTCTGGACTTCGCCATCACTGACGCCGACGGCCGCACCTACCACGGCACCGGCCGCGCCCTGAGCGACTACTACGCCTACAACAAGCCCGTGCTGGCCCCCGCCGACGGTGTGGTGCAGGAAGTCATTCAGCACATCGAAGACAATGCCATCGGCGAGGTGAACACCCGCGAGAACTGGGGCAATACCGTCGTAATCCGCCATGCGGCCGGGCTGTTCACCCAGCTTTCGCACCTGCGCGCCCACTCGGTGCCGGTGAAGGTGGGCGACTACGTACGGCGCGGCGACATCGTTGGTACCTGCGGCAGCTCGGGGCGCTCGCCCGAGCCGCACCTGCACTTCCAGGTGCAGGCCACTCCCTACTTGGGTTCGCGCACGCTGGCCTACCCGTTGGCGTATTTCGTGGCAGCGGCGGGGGTGAGCGCGGCCAGTATTCCCGCACAGCCAACCCCGCCGTCGCGGAAGCTCAGGCAGCAGCTTGCTCAGTCAATAAATTTATCAGCAAGCATTTATGGGCAAGCAAATGCTGCATTGGATTCGCCGGCTAGGATGAGCTACGCCCCCGATGGAACAACACGCCCGGCCGAAACCCCTGCTTTTGCTGCTTCCCAAATGCCGCAGCTCCGGCACTTTGCCGTGCCCGTGGCGGGCGAAATCGTGCGCCCGCCCACCTTCAACCGCACTCTGAGCCAGGCCCTGCGCCTGCCCCCCGGCTACGCGCTGGACGTGCGCGATGCCGCCGCGCCCACCGCCCCGGCCCAGCGCTGGGAAGTATTCACCGATGCCTACAACCTGACCTATCTGCGCTGCCAACGCACGGGAGCGGTGCTCTACTTCGGGGGCGATGAGTCGGTGTTCTACTGCACGGCTTTTTATGGCGATGAAAGCTCGTGGCTCTTTCTGCTTTACCAGGCCGCCTACCGGGTGCCGCTGGCCGGCCTGCCGGGCCAGGTCGTGCACGACGAGTTTCCGCTGACCGTGGTGCACAACCCGGCTCTTACCTGGGCGCAGGATGTGCTGGCCCCATTTTACCGTTTCCTGCGCCCCACTTTTTGGGCCGAGGAACTACCCGCCACGGCCGGCCATTGGCCCGGCGGTCCGGTGCGGCTGCGCAGCCGTGTGGTGGTGGCAGGCTTTGGCCGCGCCCGCGAGGTACAGGCTGCCGAGCTGCTTTTTACCGAAGGCCGGCTCGCCGAGCTGCGCGTGCGCCGTGCCACCGGCAGCGTCACCCTCACCTGCTCAGTAGCCGACGCATGA
- a CDS encoding tetratricopeptide repeat protein encodes MRKLALLLVLLAGTTAAHAQAPVPDYQTTDSLTQALAGQYRWAALDSVGGAALRLGLDYPALRRRLGQAALARDRPAQATWHYGRALRENPVDITARYGLALAYLSLNQPGPAALVARDLPDSLRRPLHLNGFQLLSRVEVEASGQTTRQEHRGPAGFLRLGVGTRLSPRLSLSQSISYFGQNIELPDRQQRGRGTSYPVRQNGYYAQLAGQLAPRWRALLGYHFLDSDFGRLETSSSHLGYAALAYARPHWTAQLGQYVGTLTDTARAQTNLRLTVYPLGNLRLYGFGQASVVRSNGRSHPHALLGAGGRLHRRAWLDVYGGLGQVPVLAELDGLYVYNLLDPLQARAGTGLLILLPERLSLRLSYGLERRRDAINGSLYNLQSLSTALAWTW; translated from the coding sequence ATGAGGAAATTAGCCCTGCTGCTGGTACTGCTGGCCGGAACCACCGCCGCCCACGCCCAGGCCCCGGTGCCCGATTATCAAACCACCGACAGCCTGACCCAGGCCCTGGCCGGGCAGTACCGCTGGGCCGCGCTCGACTCGGTGGGAGGCGCCGCCCTGCGCCTCGGGCTCGACTACCCGGCCCTGCGCCGCCGGCTGGGCCAGGCCGCCCTGGCCCGCGACCGCCCAGCGCAGGCCACCTGGCACTACGGCCGCGCCCTGCGCGAAAACCCGGTTGATATCACCGCCCGCTACGGCCTGGCCCTGGCCTACCTCAGCCTGAACCAGCCCGGCCCCGCCGCCCTGGTGGCGCGCGACCTGCCCGACTCGCTGCGCCGCCCACTGCATCTCAACGGCTTCCAGCTGCTGAGCCGGGTGGAGGTGGAGGCCAGTGGCCAGACCACCCGCCAGGAGCATCGGGGACCGGCCGGCTTCCTGCGCCTGGGCGTGGGCACCCGCCTCAGCCCCCGCCTCAGCCTGAGCCAGAGCATTAGCTACTTCGGCCAGAACATTGAGCTGCCCGACCGCCAGCAGCGCGGCCGTGGCACCTCCTACCCCGTGCGCCAGAACGGGTACTACGCCCAGCTGGCCGGCCAGCTGGCGCCGCGCTGGCGGGCACTGCTCGGCTACCATTTCCTCGACAGCGATTTTGGCCGCCTCGAAACCAGCAGCAGCCACCTTGGCTATGCCGCCCTGGCCTACGCCCGCCCCCACTGGACGGCGCAGCTGGGCCAGTACGTGGGCACCCTCACCGATACTGCCCGCGCCCAAACCAACCTGCGCCTGACCGTGTACCCGCTCGGCAACCTGCGCCTGTATGGCTTCGGGCAGGCCAGCGTGGTGCGCTCCAACGGCCGCAGCCACCCGCATGCGCTGCTGGGGGCGGGCGGGCGGCTGCACCGCCGCGCCTGGCTCGATGTGTACGGCGGCCTGGGCCAGGTGCCGGTGCTGGCCGAGCTCGATGGACTATACGTGTACAATCTACTCGACCCCTTGCAGGCCCGCGCCGGTACCGGCCTGCTTATTTTGCTGCCCGAGCGGCTCTCGCTGCGCCTGAGCTACGGCCTGGAGCGCCGCCGCGATGCCATCAACGGCTCCCTGTATAACTTGCAATCTCTTAGTACCGCCCTCGCATGGACCTGGTAA